The genomic window CTGACTCAGACGAGTAATCGAAGATAATTTTTATAAGATGGCGCTTATTAAAATAATAAGCGCTGTTTTTTTGTACTTGGGATTCTTCTCGAGTTGCGGGAACTCGAGTACAATCGCTGAGTCATTCTTCTCGAGTTGAGCGTACTCGAGTACAATCGCTGAGTCATTCTTCTCGAGTTGGGCGTACTCGAGTACAATCGCTGAGTCATTCTTCTCGAGTTGGGTGAACTCGACTACAATCGCTGAGTCATTCTTCTCGAGTTGGTGAACTCGGGTACAATCGCTGAGTCATTCTTCTCAAGTTGGGCGTACTCGAGTACAATCGCTGAGTCATTCTTCTCGAGTTGAGCGTACTCGGGTACAATCGCTGAGTCATTCTTCTCGAGTTGAGCGTACTCGAGTACAATCGCTGAGTCATTCTTCTCGAGTTGAGCGTACTCGAGTACAATCGCTGAGTCATTCTTCTCGAGTTGAGCGTACTCGAGTACAATCGCTGAGTCATTCTTCTCAAGTTGGACGTACTCGAGTACAATCGCTGAGTCATTCTTCTCGAGTTGAGCGTACTCGACTACAATCGCACTAAATAAAATTTGAGTTGATTTTAAACTTATCCAGATACCATACACTAACTGAAACATTTATCATCTAAGTCTCTAGGCTGATAGATTTATGGTATATTTACGGTAAAATGTATAGGATAAACGTGAAAGGACTGATGTTATGTCAGATTGGTGGAAAGATATAAGGCGCGTTTTGTTGGGGCTGGCCTTTATAATAGGTATTCTGTTCATTGTATTCGTTGTTAACCAATTTATATTACTTTATCAATTCTTATCTTTACTGCATCCGATATTAGCGATTGTAGTTTTAAGCGTTATAGGAATTGGTATACTGTATGTTCTCTATTCAATCGCAAATCAACTACTGAAAAGTCCGAAAGTATTAGAATTGAAAGATGACGCTTCAGAAGAAGAATATGACGAGTACATAGATAATACACTGGAATTATTGAAAAAAAATGATAATCTAGTGCATTTAGATATTGATGAAACTCTTTCTAAAGAAGAACAAGTCGAGAGGTATTTTCTTGAATTAGATACGTTATCGATGCCTCTAATTAAACAAAATGCGAATGCTATTTTCTTAAGTACAGCCATCTCGCAAAATGGATCCTTAGATAGTCTGGTTGTCTTGTTCTCCCTTCTTAGAATGGTGTGGCAAGTGGCTAGAATCTATCAGACGCGCCCTTCTATCGTTAGCTTGGCGAAACTTTATATGCAAGTGGCAAGTGTCGTCTTAATGGCTCGAACAATTGAAGACGCTGATTTGATTGAATATCAAATGGAACCATTAATTACGACGCTGGTTGGTGAAAGTATTGCTTCAGCAATACCTGGGATGGTTCCCATCGCTAATCTAGTTGTCAGCTCATTAATGGAAGGTGCTGTAAATTCATTTCTAACCATGCGTGTTGGGATTATTACCCAAGATTTCCTAGGTCATATTCGTCCGGTAAATAAGCAAAGTGTCCGTCGATCTGCATCACTGCAGTCTATGAAATTTATGGGTTCTATTATCAAAGATAATAGTAAAGTAATCGTAAAAACAGTTGGAAACGCTGCGCGTAAAGCAAGTGTTGGTACTGCTAAACGTTGGTTCACTTTTAGCGACAGTAAATAATTCAAAAAAATAGACCTCCAGATCACACTGTCTGGAGGTCTATTTTTGCTGTTAATCTTGTTTCTTACCGTCTTTAGTATAGCTAATTACTTCTGCGTCACGGTTGTCAATAATTTCTTTAGCTCGGTCTAAAGCATCAGCCTTTTTATCAAAAGTCTCGCTAGCGCGTTTAGCGTCTACTGTCTTGACTTTCCATTGATCGTCTTCATAATAGACTTCAACGTCATTATCTAGCAACTCCGGATTCGCACTACTCGTATCATGTTCATCCGTTTTTGATGGGTTGGATTCTTGATCAAACTCATCCAATTCACTCTGACTTGCATTTTTATACCATTCTTTTCCTTCATTTATAGCGATAGGAATGGCGCGGTCATCTTCATAGCCACTATCTTCAAGGGCATTCGCGATATCGATGATTTTCTTACGTAGTAAAGGGTCAAAATTTTTCAAAGAATCCGGATAGTCCTGCATATTCCATGGCATATTCATCACTCCTTTGTTGATAGTTGTATTATACAATCCAAAGGTATCAATTCCTATTAATTGCACTTGCATAAGTTTGAGTCTTATGATAATAAATAAAGCAGAACGGAGACCTTCTAAATAATTTATTTGTCGCTTCATTCTTTCAGAAAATCGCTCAATAACTTCCTAAGTGTCGATCAACCTTTACAAGGCAAAAGTAATCCTTGTTGAAGATGGTATCTACTCAATTATCTCTGAATAAAAACGACTCGAAGTGGCATATCACCTCGAGTCGTTTTATATTTCTCCTAACATTTCCATCAACAAGACGCTTCCAATTAGGTTTGATGGAATTCCTTGATC from Aerococcaceae bacterium DSM 111021 includes these protein-coding regions:
- a CDS encoding DUF697 domain-containing protein — its product is MSDWWKDIRRVLLGLAFIIGILFIVFVVNQFILLYQFLSLLHPILAIVVLSVIGIGILYVLYSIANQLLKSPKVLELKDDASEEEYDEYIDNTLELLKKNDNLVHLDIDETLSKEEQVERYFLELDTLSMPLIKQNANAIFLSTAISQNGSLDSLVVLFSLLRMVWQVARIYQTRPSIVSLAKLYMQVASVVLMARTIEDADLIEYQMEPLITTLVGESIASAIPGMVPIANLVVSSLMEGAVNSFLTMRVGIITQDFLGHIRPVNKQSVRRSASLQSMKFMGSIIKDNSKVIVKTVGNAARKASVGTAKRWFTFSDSK
- a CDS encoding DUF2188 domain-containing protein, with the protein product MPWNMQDYPDSLKNFDPLLRKKIIDIANALEDSGYEDDRAIPIAINEGKEWYKNASQSELDEFDQESNPSKTDEHDTSSANPELLDNDVEVYYEDDQWKVKTVDAKRASETFDKKADALDRAKEIIDNRDAEVISYTKDGKKQD